In the genome of Candidatus Zixiibacteriota bacterium, one region contains:
- a CDS encoding low molecular weight protein arginine phosphatase has product MSRKFVILFVCTGNTCRSPMAEGALRVLLNKERPDQFEVLSSGTGAAVGFPATLYAIEAAKIWDADISKHKSRPLTAELIDRVDLIFGMASSHVKEVLRLEDKVEDKTFLLKSFPDNNPEGEGVEDPIGQPLDRYNETFLEIGEYLGKHLVEIVKRIDENTDAT; this is encoded by the coding sequence GTGAGCAGGAAATTTGTGATCCTGTTTGTCTGCACTGGTAATACCTGCCGCTCACCAATGGCAGAAGGTGCTCTGCGTGTGTTGTTGAATAAAGAGCGTCCCGACCAGTTCGAGGTCCTTTCTTCTGGCACAGGGGCGGCGGTCGGATTTCCGGCTACACTGTATGCGATCGAAGCCGCCAAAATCTGGGATGCTGACATATCCAAGCATAAATCGCGACCATTGACCGCTGAGTTGATTGACCGTGTTGATTTGATCTTCGGGATGGCATCCTCGCATGTGAAGGAAGTTCTCCGTTTAGAGGACAAGGTTGAGGACAAGACGTTTCTTCTGAAAAGCTTTCCGGACAACAATCCTGAGGGTGAAGGTGTCGAAGATCCTATTGGTCAGCCTCTTGATCGATATAACGAGACGTTCCTGGAGATCGGTGAATATCTGGGCAAGCATCTCGTTGAAATAGTGAAACGTATAGACGAGAATACCGATGCTACCTAA
- a CDS encoding threonylcarbamoyl-AMP synthase, translating to MTEPNVKRIDSGEPAQALIDQAVRVLEDGGLVVAPTETRYGLLARADQAGPLQKVYRLKKRSTELPTAVFVGSIELMIHYANLNPIAQRLARLFLPGPLTLVLPAIGTYPDVVVTEDRIGLRVSSSPVIQKIIQCVGFPVSATSANISGEVTSGRCEEIAEIFGDEINLYLDAGRLAGQTSTVVDCCGPEPVVLRTGAISAADIEVAVKGVTK from the coding sequence ATGACTGAACCGAATGTCAAACGGATCGACTCCGGGGAACCAGCCCAGGCTCTGATTGACCAGGCTGTGAGGGTGCTCGAGGATGGCGGATTGGTGGTTGCCCCTACCGAGACCAGATATGGCTTGTTGGCGAGAGCGGATCAGGCGGGGCCGTTGCAGAAAGTGTATCGCCTCAAGAAACGTTCTACCGAGCTACCTACGGCCGTTTTCGTTGGCAGTATTGAATTAATGATACACTATGCCAACCTCAACCCGATCGCGCAACGTCTGGCCCGTCTGTTTCTACCTGGTCCGTTGACGCTTGTTCTTCCGGCCATCGGGACCTATCCTGACGTTGTCGTAACAGAGGACCGGATCGGTCTGAGAGTGTCTTCTTCGCCCGTAATTCAGAAGATTATACAATGCGTTGGTTTTCCCGTCAGTGCTACATCAGCTAATATCAGCGGAGAAGTTACATCGGGGCGGTGTGAAGAAATTGCTGAGATATTTGGTGATGAGATTAACCTGTACCTGGATGCGGGCCGATTGGCCGGCCAGACCTCAACCGTAGTCGATTGTTGCGGCCCCGAACCAGTGGTATTGAGAACGGGCGCGATCAGTGCGGCCGATATTGAGGTGGCAGTCAAGGGAGTGACAAAGTGA
- a CDS encoding SPOR domain-containing protein, with product MRTFVNICNIALVLILAVAPLGCLRPGPVGDEKASEAPSSSEPERRFDPLDLPADLEIIPEVSPLNSDLTRAGIIVTRDQVDTASSNVDYSEVPLGIDSANSQAFRIQLLTSKVYGEARRAVKVAEEIFDRPIYLDYEVPYFKVRVGSFHDRFQAEEYLMRARAAGYKEAWVVVTNIAVREAAPLYLDEPYPASYDSIDEDSYYDPIFESDDEPVTDD from the coding sequence ATGAGGACATTCGTAAATATCTGTAATATCGCACTGGTCCTGATCCTGGCCGTTGCACCCCTCGGGTGTCTGCGCCCCGGACCGGTCGGTGATGAAAAGGCTTCGGAAGCTCCATCTTCGTCCGAACCTGAGCGGCGGTTTGATCCCCTCGATTTACCAGCTGATCTGGAGATTATCCCCGAAGTGTCTCCATTGAATTCCGATCTGACCCGTGCAGGTATTATCGTTACGCGGGACCAGGTCGATACAGCCAGCTCTAATGTCGACTATTCTGAGGTTCCGCTCGGCATTGACAGCGCCAACAGTCAAGCCTTTCGTATTCAACTTCTCACCAGCAAGGTTTATGGTGAAGCCCGTCGGGCGGTGAAAGTGGCCGAAGAGATTTTTGACCGTCCCATCTATTTGGACTACGAGGTTCCGTATTTCAAGGTCCGGGTCGGTAGTTTCCATGACAGGTTCCAGGCTGAGGAATACCTTATGCGAGCGCGGGCGGCCGGTTACAAAGAAGCCTGGGTGGTAGTGACCAACATAGCGGTTCGTGAAGCGGCTCCCCTCTACCTTGATGAACCCTATCCGGCAAGTTATGACAGTATCGACGAAGATAGCTATTATGATCCGATCTTTGAGTCGGATGATGAGCCGGTGACAGATGACTGA
- a CDS encoding NTP transferase domain-containing protein — protein sequence MNRWAVSEVLAVVYGVILAGGRGERFWPLSRAKRPKQFLRLTSDKMMLEETIDRVRPLVPLDQIRIVTGEKMKALILENISDISEDHILAEPVGRNTAPAIGLAAAHLYKSDPEAVMLVLSSDHLIRPQEKLLSILEAATRIASSDDALITIGIVPTRPETAYGYIKMGDLYRHENGYEVHKVSAFTEKPNAAVASEYYYSSDYLWNSGMFVWSAETVLQSFRDCVPALGEALDSYLEKIGTADEKVARNDFYEQVQNISIDFALLEKANNVFTIKADIVWDDVGDWRALERYKELDRENNIVVGQAVTEETYETTVCNYSDGIIATLGVSDLIIVRSDDITLVAHRSKAQDIKKLLARLNENEDIRKYL from the coding sequence GTGAATAGATGGGCTGTAAGTGAGGTTTTGGCTGTGGTTTACGGTGTAATACTGGCTGGTGGACGAGGCGAACGGTTCTGGCCGCTGTCTCGCGCCAAACGTCCCAAACAATTTCTCAGGCTTACATCGGATAAGATGATGCTTGAGGAGACTATCGACCGTGTGCGTCCGCTTGTTCCGTTGGATCAAATCCGTATCGTAACCGGCGAAAAAATGAAGGCGCTAATCCTGGAGAATATCTCCGATATCAGCGAGGATCATATCCTGGCCGAGCCTGTCGGGCGCAACACTGCCCCGGCGATTGGTCTGGCTGCCGCTCATCTGTACAAGAGCGATCCGGAAGCTGTGATGCTGGTGCTGTCCTCCGATCATCTGATCCGTCCCCAGGAGAAACTCCTGAGTATTCTGGAAGCGGCAACACGGATAGCCTCAAGCGATGATGCGTTGATAACTATCGGTATTGTGCCAACGCGACCCGAAACGGCCTATGGCTACATCAAGATGGGTGATCTCTACCGACACGAAAACGGCTACGAGGTACACAAGGTTTCGGCCTTTACTGAGAAGCCCAATGCGGCGGTGGCCAGCGAATACTATTACAGCTCTGACTATCTATGGAACAGCGGCATGTTCGTCTGGTCGGCCGAGACCGTATTGCAGTCTTTTCGAGATTGTGTCCCCGCTTTGGGAGAAGCTCTCGACAGTTATTTAGAGAAGATAGGCACTGCCGACGAGAAGGTTGCCCGCAATGATTTCTATGAGCAGGTTCAGAACATATCAATAGACTTCGCGCTTTTGGAAAAAGCCAACAATGTGTTTACTATCAAGGCTGATATTGTTTGGGATGATGTTGGCGACTGGCGGGCGCTTGAGCGGTATAAGGAATTGGACCGAGAGAATAACATTGTAGTCGGACAGGCTGTCACCGAAGAAACTTACGAGACGACGGTGTGCAACTACTCCGACGGCATAATCGCAACTCTTGGTGTTTCGGATCTTATTATTGTCCGATCCGATGACATCACCCTGGTGGCTCACCGCAGCAAAGCCCAGGATATCAAAAAGCTGCTGGCTCGACTGAATGAGAATGAGGACATTCGTAAATATCTGTAA
- a CDS encoding GNAT family N-acetyltransferase has product MTQITIHEGVESISKESILALYNSVGWSTYTKDPDELMKAITNSTYVATCHIEDKLVGLARCVSDDSSICYLQDILIDPDFQRRGIGRQLLERCNERFKHVRTHVILTDDEERQAQFYESMGYKNTRSLKRTLLNCFVKMTNMKLE; this is encoded by the coding sequence ATGACACAAATCACTATCCACGAAGGCGTTGAATCCATCTCCAAAGAATCCATCCTCGCTCTCTACAACTCCGTGGGCTGGTCGACCTACACCAAGGATCCTGACGAACTCATGAAAGCGATCACCAACTCCACCTATGTTGCCACCTGCCATATTGAGGACAAACTGGTCGGGCTGGCCCGGTGTGTCTCCGATGATAGCTCGATTTGTTATCTTCAGGACATTCTGATTGATCCCGACTTCCAGCGCCGTGGCATAGGTCGGCAACTTCTTGAGCGTTGTAATGAACGTTTCAAACATGTGAGAACACATGTCATCCTCACTGATGACGAAGAACGCCAGGCTCAGTTCTATGAATCAATGGGCTACAAAAACACCCGTTCACTCAAACGCACACTACTCAACTGTTTCGTTAAAATGACCAATATGAAGCTGGAATAG
- a CDS encoding phosphate butyryltransferase translates to MTSDIITAVPEVTSFDQIHALAKEKAARKKPRAVLAGPTHSDIFEALAGAMKTGLIDPVIVGERATIEKNAAEAGVALDGIAINNCTANASAVAMACGMVTDGNADLIIRGTIPTDQLVQELFDDDTGFVGRGQLASHVSVIEAERYQRLLLLTDAVVMPMPDLKQKIGLANNLIAVGHCIGIDTPRVAVLGAVEVVYPQMPATVDGAVLAKMSERHQIKGGFVDGPLSFDCAVDPVAAESKGITTSEVAGRANAMLAPNIETAHGVYKAMALYGNAKVGGVIFGGRVPVALAARSDSAASILNSIALAVLVG, encoded by the coding sequence ATGACTTCCGATATCATTACAGCCGTTCCCGAAGTTACCAGCTTTGACCAGATTCACGCTCTCGCCAAAGAAAAAGCAGCGCGGAAAAAACCAAGAGCGGTACTGGCGGGTCCGACCCATTCAGATATTTTCGAAGCCTTAGCCGGTGCTATGAAGACCGGCCTGATTGATCCGGTCATCGTTGGCGAACGCGCTACGATTGAAAAAAACGCGGCCGAAGCGGGAGTCGCTCTCGATGGTATTGCCATTAATAATTGTACCGCCAATGCGTCGGCGGTGGCAATGGCCTGCGGTATGGTCACAGATGGGAATGCCGATCTTATTATCAGGGGGACAATTCCCACCGATCAGTTAGTTCAGGAACTGTTTGACGATGACACCGGTTTTGTCGGACGCGGACAATTGGCAAGTCATGTGTCGGTGATCGAAGCGGAGCGCTACCAGCGCCTGTTATTGTTGACTGATGCGGTCGTGATGCCCATGCCCGATCTCAAACAAAAAATTGGATTGGCCAACAACCTGATAGCTGTCGGTCATTGTATCGGTATCGACACACCTCGTGTCGCGGTGTTGGGCGCGGTCGAGGTTGTCTATCCGCAAATGCCGGCCACGGTCGATGGAGCAGTGCTGGCTAAGATGTCCGAGCGACACCAGATCAAAGGTGGGTTTGTTGACGGTCCTCTTTCGTTTGATTGTGCAGTAGACCCGGTTGCGGCGGAATCAAAAGGGATCACAACTTCCGAAGTGGCAGGTCGGGCCAACGCTATGCTGGCTCCGAACATCGAGACGGCGCATGGCGTGTACAAAGCGATGGCGCTCTATGGCAATGCCAAAGTCGGTGGAGTAATATTTGGTGGTCGTGTGCCGGTTGCTCTGGCGGCCCGTTCCGACAGCGCGGCGAGCATCCTCAACTCGATTGCCCTGGCTGTGCTGGTGGGGTAA
- a CDS encoding phosphate butyryltransferase has translation MTLQKNPIHSSDELVAHAIAIADAGRKKTVAVAAAQDADVIGAVAQAQADGFINAILVGDATAINKLAKDNKIDIGHLEVIDEPDISKAAHQAARLASEKKADLIMKGFLPTSALLRTVLDKKYELRGKTTLSHCAVLDIPGYHKLLNFTDGGMVVRPDPEAKLMVLENAIMVGRALGLSPVKVAVSAAIDRLSDRMPHTLTDHDYVIPQAMKKFDDIVIQGPLTFDLATSSEAAGYYTSTGPVVGDADIFLVDSIEECNIVCKALIGFAQAVFAGVIVGAKVPVSLVSRTDTIKNKKASLAIACLLADYYDQSQIWDD, from the coding sequence ATGACATTGCAGAAGAATCCTATTCATTCCTCCGATGAACTCGTCGCCCACGCGATTGCTATAGCCGATGCGGGCCGTAAGAAAACCGTTGCTGTAGCGGCCGCGCAGGATGCAGATGTGATCGGAGCTGTGGCTCAAGCTCAGGCCGACGGATTCATCAATGCTATTCTTGTAGGTGATGCAACCGCGATAAACAAACTCGCCAAAGATAACAAAATCGACATCGGTCACCTTGAGGTGATCGACGAGCCGGATATCAGCAAAGCCGCCCATCAGGCAGCGCGGCTGGCTTCTGAAAAAAAAGCCGATCTGATCATGAAGGGCTTTTTGCCTACCTCAGCGTTGCTGCGTACTGTTCTCGACAAAAAATATGAACTGCGCGGCAAGACTACGTTGTCACATTGCGCCGTACTTGATATTCCCGGCTACCACAAATTACTGAATTTCACCGATGGTGGCATGGTGGTCAGACCGGACCCGGAGGCGAAACTAATGGTGTTGGAGAATGCCATCATGGTGGGACGTGCGCTCGGTCTTTCGCCGGTGAAAGTAGCAGTCTCGGCCGCCATTGATCGCCTTTCCGACCGGATGCCGCATACCCTCACCGACCATGACTATGTCATTCCCCAAGCGATGAAGAAGTTTGATGACATTGTTATTCAGGGACCACTGACCTTCGATCTGGCCACTTCCAGCGAAGCAGCCGGCTACTACACCAGTACCGGGCCGGTCGTGGGGGATGCCGACATCTTTCTTGTGGACTCCATCGAGGAGTGCAACATCGTATGTAAAGCTCTCATCGGATTTGCTCAGGCAGTATTCGCAGGAGTGATTGTCGGGGCTAAAGTGCCGGTCTCGCTTGTCTCACGAACAGACACGATCAAAAACAAAAAAGCGTCGCTGGCCATTGCCTGTTTGCTTGCGGATTATTACGACCAGAGCCAGATCTGGGATGATTAG